GCCCAATCCCCCAAATCCAACAACAGAGACGATCTTCAACTTTTTCTTGGACATGTCGTCCCCCTCTGAGAGCAACTTCATTATCTCTTGATCCCTTGTTCCGGTAATGCCAACAAGATCTGTCACTTCCTTGTACAGAGCCCCAATGCGAGGATCGATGGGAGTCACGGCAGCAGGCTTAGAGACAATATTGTCGATATTGTACCTTGCACGCCTACCAGCAACCTCTTGAACTTTCTTATTGATGCTCCTGATTGCATCGGCGATCTCATGGCGGGCCTTCCCCTTGGTGAACAGGCCGGCCATCTTTTTGGTGAGCCGTTTGAGCTTCTTCAGATTGGCAGCAGGCTCAGAGCCGTCATCGACACGCACCAAGAACTTGTCGACGATGTCCTCCATCTTGAAGGAGAGCTCCCTCACCTCCGCTGCCCAGATCTTGACCTGCTCGTTGAGCTGGTCCCGTGGCACCTCGCCCACCTTGCGGAGCGCAGCTTGCATGCTCTTCATCTCTTCCTCAAGAGATCGGACGCCTTCCTTGACGCTTTCCTTGAGCTTGTACTCCTCCTTGAGGAGCTTGACCAGCTTGGGCAGCAGGGAGCCCATGGCGCCGGTTGCCATACTCATGGCCATGGCTTGCTTATTTTTTTGGTAGCTTTGTTGTTTGGTTGAGGAGCGTACTTCGGTTGTTGTACGTTTAGGTGCTGCAGCGCTGTTCTTTATAGGACCCGGGCAAGTTCAGATCAACATTAAGGTTATGGATTAGACATTTCTTTTGGCCGGCCAGGGTGCGGTAGAGTATTATGCAATAGTACAATCACACTGATCTAGGCGCTGAATGCACATGGCACAATGTTACATTGATCCCTGtgatcacatgcatgcatgcgcatGGATCAAGGCCGGCTTAACGTGCGTTTGGCCCTTTGTGCCGAACTTTCGTACTTCACCAAGGAGATCACGGACTTGGTTTATTATATTCATGGCAACCACATCCATTGAGCCGATAAATTAGCAAGGAGATACAACTTGATTTTCGACCCTACTATTTTACTAGTACTAGCAGAAGGTCCCTACTATTTTACTAGTACTCGAGAAAAGATCTTCACCTCTCGCAGATCTTCAGCTCTGAGAACAGATTTTCAGCTCTCGCACTACGCCCCTACTATTTTACTAGTACTTGATAGACCGTTGATGACCGTTCGGTGAGGAGGCCTGTGTTCCAGTTTTTGCTTCGATCATGGTGAGGTTGCATCGATCAAAGAAGCAACGACGGCGAATCGACGATAGATGGCTCCAGTGGACGGAGTACATGGACCTCACAAGGCCTGCTTGCATGCacgtacttccttgcgtgctaaTCTCAATCCCATTCATTTTAATGAATGAAAAGTAATGCTAATTTAAGTATTCCTTCCTATCCATATTATTTGTTGCTGCTTTAGTATACTTTTATATAACGACAAGTAATATGGGTCTGAGGGAGTACTATTGGTATTGCACCTTGTCTTAAGCATGGGCGGTTTAGTTTGTAGTGGTGTCGTACTATTATCGGACATAAAGTActacctttgttcctaaatataagtctttgtagagatttcactatggaccacatacggatgtatgtagatgcattttagagtatagattcactcattttattccgtatgtggtccatagtgaaatctttccaaagacttatatttaggaacggagggagtatatcatacgTATGTATAGCAGAACTGATTTGAATTCGGAGACAGGGAGAACAAGCCCGTAGCTAGATTACCGAATAGTGGCGCTTCTGTTAGTGGCATCGTCGTGGTTGATCAGTCTTGTGCACATACTATACTATAAAGTAAGTACTACTGAGTACCTAGGAAATAGTAACATGATGCCCAACATCGAGATGCATGCGCACAAGTGGCAGGGCACACTGGTGCTCGAGCACCAGAAGGGTTTTATAAACTTTTCTCCCGCAATCTATGCAAGGCTCGCGTGAAATTTTcttggcctcctcatcaaattaaTCAAACTCTCTGAACTCGTAACTTTGGGTCACTTGTTTATCCCCTGCCGGCCAACTTGTTGTACCAGTAGTTCGTCTTCAGCGGGAGGCTACTGGCTAGCTGGATGTCCAAACTTGGTTGTCGAAACATGTGCTCTGCATTGGGAGCCTTCAGACTCCCTGCACAGTGACTTCATCTTTTTGACTGGAAAAAAGGTCAGGACCCCCATTGGTAATTTCAATACTACTCACATTGGTAGTAGTATTAGTGCGATCCACTGCTTAAGTCCAACATGCAAACATGGTGTGTTTGTCCAGACTTGTGAGCTAGTATATGGCTCAACGACCCCTCAAATTAGTTATACAGTGATAGATGTCAGCCATCTCCAAGATTACCAACTAAAAAACTTGGAAGTGAAATGCGACATTAGTTCATTAATTTAAAGTGACTGAACACTTTAGGCCACAAACTCATCATGTGATTGAATTTAGGTCAGAAACTCCTTTAGAGACGGCTCACATGTCACATCTATCGACGAGATCTTCTCCGCCAATGCAGCAGCTCGCGGTGGATCGTGGTGGCCAGGGGCAGGGCCGTGGCCGTAGAGGCCCCAGCCGCAACAAACCCACCTGCCAAGTCTGCCAGAAGTATGGGCATGATGCATTGAGGTGCAGGCAACGTTTCAACCATGCGTATCAGGCTGAGGATAACTGCGAGCGCTACGGCAACGCCGGAAACGCCGGCAACACCGAGCGCTTCGGCAACCCTGCCAACACCGGCGGCCATGGCGGCTATTCCGACGACACCAACCGGTACCTCGACTCTGGAGCGACGGATCACCTCACCAGCGATCTTGATCGCCTCACTGTCCATGATCGCTACAGCGGCAAGGATAAGGTCCATGTCGCCAACGGAGCAGGTTTGCAAATCTCTCACGTTGGTCAATCTATGCTTCCTGGCTCACACAAACCCCTCCACCTAAAAAATATCCTTCACGTTCCAGGCTTGCACAAACACCTTATTTCAACTCATAAACTTGTTTCTGATAGCCGTGCTTTTGCCCAGATGTATCCTGATTTTTTTCGTGTGAAGGATCAAGTCACGAGGAGGGTCCTTCTGCAAGGTAGAAACCACGGCGGTCTCTACCCGGTGCCAAGCTCCCATGTGTCTTCATCGTTCGACCAGTCCAGTCGGCACGCCTTCTCCGTTCTCAAGCTCACCTCTGATAATTGGCACAAGAGGCTCGGCCATCCTTCATCCAGCATCGTCGATTCCGTTATTAGGTTGAATAAACTTGCTTGTGCACTGTCTCGTTAGTCTTCAGTATGTGATGCTTGCCATCGTGGTAAAGTTCATCAACTTCCGTATAATAATTCCTCTCATGTAACCAACTCTCCACTTGAGCTAGTTCACACCGATGTGTGGGGGCCGGCTGGTACCTCCGTTGGCGGATTTCAGTATTATGTGAGTTTATTGGATGATTTTCGTCGCTTTACTTGAATTTATCTGATTAAGCTAAAATCCAATGTTGAAAACATATTTTATGTTATTCAAAACCATGTTGAGGGACTTCTTAACACCAAAATCAGTGCGGTGCAGTCAGactggaggaggggggggggggggttgaatatcGTCGCCTCCATCGATATTTTTCTCATGTCGGCATCGCTCACCACATTACCTTCCCGCACACCTCCCAGCAAAATGGCATCGCGGAACAAAAGCACCGGCACATCGTCGAAACAGGCATTGCCGCACACTCGTCGCTTCCCCTTCGTTTTTGGGATGAAACTTACCTCACTGCCTGCTACCTAATAAATTGCATGCCGAGACGCACCATTCAAAACTctacaccccttgccatgctatTCCATGAAAAGCCCGATTATTCTTGTCTACATGTTTGTGGGTGCACGTGTTGGCCTAACCTGCGACCGTACAACAATCATAAACTTGATTTTCGGTCTCGCCAATGTGTTTTCCTCGGATATAGCAGCATGCACAAGGGTTATAAATGTTTGGATGGATCCACGGGTCGGGTCTATATCTCACGCGATGTCATCTTCGATGAACATGTCTTCCCATTTGCTAACTCGATTCTACCAGCGCCCATTCAACCCGTAACTACACCTATCCCTCTGTCACATTCCCAGCCAGTAGCACAGGTTGATCACGTAAGAGATTTTGCTTCCTCTTTGTTGGATACTAATCATCCTGCCTCCAGAGATTTTTCTGGTGCAGGTACGTCTTCAGCCGCTACTGACGCCAGCAATGCCATGCAGCCCACTGGCGACACGGTTGCTGATGTTAGCCAATCCATGCAGCCCGACGTGGTTGTTGACGAGCCAGCGTCGCCGGCCTCCCCTGCTATGGCCGTGGATGCATCTGCTTCGCCCGGTCCGTCCTCGTCTGCTTCATCCAACACCATGCAGTCGGACACCGTGGCGTCGCACGCATTGCCACCATCTCCTGTTATGGCTGCTCCGACGCCGGCCGTTCGGCATGGTGTTACTACTAGGCTCGGTAACAACATCATCAGGCCTCGGGTGCCTACTGATGGCACAGTTCTCTATGACCCGTGTTGGCGGGCGTTCCTCGCGACGCCCACGTCCTACCGCTCCGCAATGACAGATTCATCGTGGCGTCAAGCCATGGTGCTTGAGTTCGCCGTTCTGCAGGAGAACCGCACATGGACGCTCGTCCCTCAACCACCGGGACAGAATGTCATTGGATGCAAGTGGAATTTCAAGGTCAAAGAACACGCCGGCGGTAGCATCGACAAGTACAAGGCTCGTCTCGTGGCTAATGGCTTCACTCAACGCTATGGTGTTGACTACGTCGACACCTTCAGTCTGGTCGTTAATCCGGCAACCGTCCGTCTCATCCTCACTCTAGCTGTTTCGCGCGGTTGGAACCTCTGCCAACTTGATGTCAGCAATGCTTTCCTTCATGGCGAACTCTCTGAGACTGCCTATATGCAGCAACCGCCTAGCTTTGAGGACCCTCTGCAAACTTCAGCgcgctttgtatggcctcaaacagtcGGCATGCACATGGTACCCCCGGCTCAGTGATCGTCTCCAGTAACTTGGTTTTGCTCCCTCTACAGCAGATATGTCCCCTCTTCATCTTCTCTCATGCCGGCATCACCATGTCTATGCTCGTCTACGTCAATGACATCATCATCGCTAGTTCCTGCCTGACCGTTGTTCGGCATCTATTGGATCAGCTAGCCTAGTCCTTCCCGGTGAAGGACCTTGGGCCATTGCGGTATATCTTGGGCATTGAAGTATCCTCCAATTATGGGGGGCTCAGTCTTACTCAGAAGAAATATGCTACCGACCTTCTTCTTCGTACACACATGGAAAATTGCAAGCCAGTGTCAACCCCATGGATGTGCAAGAAAAGTTATCATGCGACGTTGGCCAAGCACTCAATGACGAGGATGCTTTTGTCTACCGCAGTATTGTTGGCGGTCTACAATGCTTGACACTATTACGAAAAAGGGTTCCCCGCTTTAGATTATAAAGCAACCAACATCCACAATCAAGCCATCGATACAGACGCACATCACACACACACCCAAGAGGAGATACAAGGATGGCGGGCACCGACACACAACCTCAACGACTACCACACACCCACATGATGCCGATCAACCGGGAAGAAGTGTGACGGACCACGCCGGACCGAGGACTCCAAGAtgatgcctccaagaagggtacGACCACGGAAAGTCGCCACCGTCCGATCCAAAGATCAAGCTTTCACCCGGAGCTAGATGGAAGGAGAGGGAGCACCACGACGGAGCCTACAGGGAGGAACACGACGTCCGCGGATGCCATCACCGTCGGCCAATGCACGGACTAGGCAAGTGATGTACTCCGGTGCTTCAACCCTTCCGTCGCCTCCCCGGTCCGACAACCACCCGCAGCTATGCCACCCGGGCGGCCATAGATGCCCGCCCGCATCTGAGCCGCGCAGTCCGCCCACGACCACCGCGTCTCCCACCGCCCTGCCACCAGACCACCGCGAGAGCTCCCAAAGGACACGACTTTGGCAAAATCCACGCCCCCAATCGCCTCCTGGAATCGCCGGCGGGCACTGCCTCGAGACGAACCGCGACCTGACGCCGCCCGGGGGAAGGGGGAGGTGGGGGAACGGCCAATGGCCAATGACGAACCCATACCCCAACCAGCCTCCCCTCCCCTCAAAACCACCTGTTTCGCCCCCGAAGCCGAAGGACCGAACCCGCCGGAGAGCATCGACCGCCACCCGATGTCGAAGAAGAGGGATGAGATGGCAgatctgccgccgccgcagccatggGAGGCCATCAGGGAGGTCTTCCCGCGCCGAGCTCAGCCGTCCAGCCGCAAGGGTCCGACTGGACAGGGGCGCCCACCACCACCGCTACCACGCCGCCCCCCCAGATAGCCACGGCGAGAGAGGCCGCCCACGACCCGGTCGCACATGACCCGTAGCGCCAGAGGAGGCTCGGCAGAGCTGCCGGGAGGCAACCGGCGCTGAAACCCACCCGCCGACCTACACCACCGCCTTGCCGCCCATCACGCAGCTGCCACGCCACCGTCGTCGGCCCTCGTTGGAGCGCCGCTGCACCCGACATGGAGCGCCGCGACCCGGCACGCGAGATACGGCCCGCGCCGTGATCCCCGCGCGAGGAGATGAGGGGAGCCCCACCGCCGCCGGCGACGACCGGGCTTCGCCCGCTCGCGCCActcggcggcggcgtgggagggggagaggaggaggggaggagaggcggcggcgctaGGTTATCCTCCCGGACGCTCGCAGGAGTGTCCCGGGAGGAGGGGAGTAATGCCCACTATCATAGATGATCTGCAATGCTTGACACTCACCAAACCCGACATTTCGTTCCCTGTCAACAAGGTTTGTCAGTTCTTGGCTCAACCAACCAAGGTCCATTGGGAGGCTGCAAAACGAATTCTCCGCTATGTCAAAGGGACAATATCCTTCGGACTAAATATACGGAGATCACCGTCTACACTCTTGACCGTTTTAACAGACACGGATTGGGCTGGATGTGTTGATGATTGGCGCTCAACTGGTGGCTTTGCGGTCTTCTTTGGGCCAACCTTAATTTCTTGGAGCAGACGGAAACAATCAACCGTGTCACGCTCATCTATAGAAGCAGAGTATAAGGCATTGGCAAATGGACTGCCGATGTTAATCATTACTCAAAGAGCTGCGCATCTCGTAAACGCGCCCTCCAGTTCTATGGTGTGACAACCTCGGAGCTACCTATCTTACAGCGAAGCCTGTGTTTCATGCAAGGACAAAACACATCGAGGTCGACTTCCACTTTGTCCGAGAGAAGGTGGCACTAGGGGATCTAGAGGTCCGGTTAATagcaacaaatattcattttttgcaggttattttccgagccactgcgttgatccgtatgtggtcgctactcactccgacggaggtcagggagcatttggttactgaatctatccgatgggagatggtagctcgggctatTTTCAACCAGTTtagatggcggtcatgtaataggataggcatttagtGTTTCTATCtttttttgccagccggttgtggcttttcttTTACTATTTAGCTCTTGATGAGCCTATTTATGTTCCTTGTTTGAGACAGGAAGACTTGTGTTAGACCTTTTGCTTATTAATAatcatggccgtatgcatcgttccgatgcagagaccggggcgaacccccttttttgaaaaaaa
This region of Triticum aestivum cultivar Chinese Spring chromosome 2D, IWGSC CS RefSeq v2.1, whole genome shotgun sequence genomic DNA includes:
- the LOC123051072 gene encoding disease resistance protein PIK6-NP isoform X2, coding for MAMSMATGAMGSLLPKLVKLLKEEYKLKESVKEGVRSLEEEMKSMQAALRKVGEVPRDQLNEQVKIWAAEVRELSFKMEDIVDKFLVRVDDGSEPAANLKKLKRLTKKMAGLFTKGKARHEIADAIRSINKKVQEVAGRRARYNIDNIVSKPAAVTPIDPRIGALYKEVTDLVGITGTRDQEIMKLLSEGDDMSKKKLKIVSVVGFGGLGKTTLVKTVYDKIKGDFDCRAFLPVGRNANAKKVFMDILHDLDPDKDKGQLSMLDERELINKLQKNLENKR
- the LOC123051072 gene encoding disease resistance protein PIK6-NP isoform X1; its protein translation is MAMSMATGAMGSLLPKLVKLLKEEYKLKESVKEGVRSLEEEMKSMQAALRKVGEVPRDQLNEQVKIWAAEVRELSFKMEDIVDKFLVRVDDGSEPAANLKKLKRLTKKMAGLFTKGKARHEIADAIRSINKKVQEVAGRRARYNIDNIVSKPAAVTPIDPRIGALYKEVTDLVGITGTRDQEIMKLLSEGDDMSKKKLKIVSVVGFGGLGKTTLVKTVYDKIKGDFDCRAFLPVGRNANAKKVFMDILHDLDPDKDKGQLSMLDERELINKLQKNLENKRLQFKECDKIGVVACTINYSLRSTI